The genomic region TTGATATGCACTTCCACATCCAGTCCCATACCTGCTGCGACCTCTTTCAAGAAAGCAGCCGCTTCTTCATAGGGATTTTTAGCTGCAACACCCTCAAGTAATGCATCTACCTCAGGTACGTGTGCGGCTGGCTTGATCGGCTGTTGAACAACTTCGGGTACAGGCAATAGTTTTACTTCAACTTTGGCCGCCTTCACCCCGATCAAACCCAGGAATCCTTTTGACGGCTGCTCTAACACTTGTATCTCGACCTTGTCCCGACTTACGCCAAGCTCGGTCAATCCTTGGTTTACAGCATCTTCAACGGTTTTTCCTGACGTAATGACTTTGGTCATTTCGATTTTTTGGCCCCTTTCGACCCTTTTCCAGAGACGGTCGCTTTGCCACCGTTTTTGCGTTTAGCTCCATTTTTGGAAGAGCTGTTCTGCTTCACGTTGACTTCAGCCACGATTTTATCATTATTCCGGTAAAGGAAATAGTTTTGCACGATCGTGTAGATGTTACTGTAGAACCAGTACAGCGGAAGTGCTGACGGGAACTGATAAGACATCACGAAGATCAAAATCGGGTATACCCATAGCATAAACTGCATCGGACCCACTTGCTGTGCAGGGTTCATACGCATCATCATCCATGTTTGAATGAATGTTGTGATCGCAGCCAGCACCGGCAAAATAAACAGGTGATCCGGTTCCCCGAGCTGGAGCCACAAGAAATCATGTGTTCTCAGACTGGAGTTTCCGTAAATTGAGTTATAAAGTGCGATGTAAATCGGCATCTGAATCAGAAGTGGTAGACAACCCGCCATCGGATT from Paenibacillus sp. FSL R5-0341 harbors:
- a CDS encoding YidC/Oxa1 family membrane protein insertase, coding for MSRLKTSKGKWILLIAVIAMVTVLAGCTPQGAGVTTEDLKNSDSFWQANVVYWFSLALDTFANWFKGEYGLAVLVMVLIVRTLILPLTMKQVRSSKAMQAIQPQLKEIQAKFKDTPEKVQQETMKLFQENKVNPMAGCLPLLIQMPIYIALYNSIYGNSSLRTHDFLWLQLGEPDHLFILPVLAAITTFIQTWMMMRMNPAQQVGPMQFMLWVYPILIFVMSYQFPSALPLYWFYSNIYTIVQNYFLYRNNDKIVAEVNVKQNSSSKNGAKRKNGGKATVSGKGSKGAKKSK